One genomic window of Actinoplanes lobatus includes the following:
- the prcA gene encoding proteasome subunit alpha, translated as MAMQFYASPEQVQRDRSEYARKGIARGRSAVVLTYEGGILLVAENITTLRKISEIYDKIAFAAVGRYNEFEALRRGGVRMADMVGLSYDRRDVTGRALANTYTQTLGAIFSETQKPYEVEICVAQVGATPAADELYRITYDGSVMDEPGFMAMGGQAEAIGNVLRERHDATAELTVALALAAEALGSVGGENGQARTLTPKQLEVAVLDRRRPGRAFRRIAGAALITLLGHESVPEAELGDVDAAPPAPAEGKPTESAASEDTEK; from the coding sequence GTGGCAATGCAGTTCTACGCGTCGCCCGAGCAGGTCCAGCGGGACCGCTCGGAGTACGCCCGCAAGGGCATCGCCCGCGGCCGGTCGGCCGTGGTGCTCACCTACGAGGGCGGCATCCTGCTGGTCGCCGAGAACATCACCACCCTGCGCAAGATCAGCGAGATCTACGACAAGATCGCGTTCGCCGCGGTGGGGCGGTACAACGAGTTCGAGGCGCTGCGGCGGGGTGGCGTCCGGATGGCCGACATGGTCGGTCTGAGCTACGACCGGCGGGACGTGACGGGGCGGGCGCTCGCCAACACGTACACGCAGACCCTCGGCGCCATTTTCTCGGAGACGCAGAAGCCGTACGAGGTGGAGATCTGCGTGGCGCAGGTCGGCGCGACGCCCGCGGCCGACGAGCTGTACCGGATCACCTACGACGGCTCGGTCATGGACGAGCCCGGCTTCATGGCGATGGGCGGCCAGGCCGAGGCGATCGGCAACGTGCTGCGCGAGCGGCACGACGCGACGGCCGAGCTGACCGTGGCCCTGGCCCTGGCCGCCGAGGCGCTCGGCAGCGTCGGCGGGGAGAACGGCCAGGCCCGCACGCTGACGCCGAAGCAGCTCGAGGTGGCGGTCCTGGACCGGCGGCGGCCGGGCCGGGCGTTCCGGCGGATCGCCGGGGCGGCGCTGATCACCCTGCTCGGGCACGAGTCGGTGCCGGAGGCGGAGCTGGGCGACGTCGACGCGGCGCCGCCCGCGCCGGCCGAGGGCAAGCCGACCGAGTCGGCCGCGTCGGAGGACACCGAGAAGTAG
- the prcB gene encoding proteasome subunit beta, producing MATGFDPSGRLPDFFTSTSTSSFTQFLSQAAPELLPGRRPLPPGLSADIAPHGTTIVALATADGVVMAGDRRATMGNLIASRDIKKVHPADAYSLIGIAGTAGIGIELIRLFQVELEHYEKIEGTMLSLDGKANRLAAMVRGNLGAAMQGLAVVPLFAGFDLSPSDPARAGRIFSFDVAGGLYEETGYEAIGSGSLFAKSALKKRYRAGLSTDDAINLAVEALYDAADDDTATGGPDVTRKIYPVVMTATASGTHRLSDEEITTVAERVVAGRMENPGG from the coding sequence GTGGCGACGGGCTTTGATCCATCCGGGCGTCTACCGGATTTCTTCACCAGCACTTCGACGTCCTCCTTCACGCAGTTCCTGAGCCAGGCCGCCCCGGAGCTGCTACCGGGCCGGCGGCCGCTCCCCCCGGGCCTGTCCGCGGACATCGCCCCGCACGGCACCACGATCGTCGCGCTCGCGACGGCCGACGGTGTGGTGATGGCCGGTGACCGCCGGGCGACCATGGGCAACCTCATCGCCAGCCGGGACATCAAGAAGGTGCACCCGGCCGACGCCTACTCGCTGATCGGCATCGCCGGGACGGCCGGCATCGGCATCGAGCTGATCCGCCTGTTCCAGGTGGAGCTCGAGCACTACGAGAAGATCGAGGGCACCATGCTCTCGCTCGACGGTAAGGCGAACCGTCTGGCGGCCATGGTGCGCGGCAACCTCGGCGCGGCGATGCAGGGCCTGGCCGTGGTGCCGCTCTTCGCGGGCTTCGACCTGTCCCCGTCCGACCCGGCGCGGGCCGGGCGGATCTTCAGCTTCGACGTGGCCGGCGGCCTCTACGAGGAGACCGGCTACGAGGCGATCGGCTCCGGCTCGCTGTTCGCGAAGTCGGCGCTGAAGAAGCGCTACCGGGCCGGGCTGAGCACCGACGACGCGATCAACCTGGCGGTCGAGGCGCTGTACGACGCGGCCGACGACGACACCGCGACCGGCGGGCCGGACGTGACCCGCAAGATCTACCCGGTGGTGATGACCGCGACGGCGTCCGGCACCCACCGCCTCAGCGACGAAGAGATCACCACGGTGGCCGAGCGGGTCGTCGCGGGCCGTATGGAGAACCCGGGCGGCTGA
- a CDS encoding ubiquitin-like protein Pup, producing the protein MATRDTGGQSQSGKGRSDQEIEDVTVEANPEVAERHAEITEDVDDLLDEIDSVLEENAEEFVRGYVQKGGQ; encoded by the coding sequence ATGGCAACCCGAGACACAGGTGGTCAGTCGCAGAGCGGGAAGGGCCGCAGCGACCAGGAGATCGAGGACGTCACCGTCGAGGCCAATCCCGAGGTCGCCGAGCGGCACGCGGAGATCACCGAGGACGTCGACGACCTGCTGGACGAGATCGACTCGGTCCTGGAGGAGAACGCCGAAGAGTTCGTGAGGGGATACGTCCAAAAGGGCGGCCAGTGA
- the dop gene encoding depupylase/deamidase Dop, producing MSVRRIMGTEVEYGISVPGQPGANPMVTSSQVVNAYGARPELNRNGRARWDYEEESPLRDARGFTYSGAAYDPAEALADEDLGLANVILTNGARLYVDHAHPEYSTPEVTNPLDIVKWDKAGERVMAEASRRAATIPGAHRIQLYKNNTDNKGASYGAHENYLMRRQTAFADIVAHLTPFFVTRQIYCGAGRVGIGQDGGGSGFQISSRADFFEVEVGLETTLKRPIINTRDEPHADADKYRRLHVIIGDANLSEIATYLKVGTTALVLNMIEEKVFTGELGIADPVSELKAVSHDPALQHLMRLRDGRRLTALDLQWAYYERARQFVDDRYGQDADEQTLDVLDRWEDVLDKLGRDPMLLSDSLDWVAKLRLLEGYRERENLGWSSPKLQLVDLQYSDVRPEKGLYHRLVARGSMKTLLDPDDTQRAMYEPPEDTRAYFRGRCLAQYASEVVAASWDSVIFDVGRESLVRVPMMEPERGTKKHVGQLFDTCESAKDLLEVITSR from the coding sequence ATGAGCGTTCGACGGATTATGGGCACCGAGGTGGAGTACGGAATCTCGGTGCCCGGTCAGCCCGGCGCCAATCCGATGGTCACGTCGTCCCAGGTGGTCAACGCCTACGGCGCCCGCCCGGAGCTCAACCGCAACGGCCGTGCGCGCTGGGACTACGAGGAGGAGTCCCCGCTGCGTGACGCGCGGGGCTTCACCTACTCCGGCGCCGCCTACGACCCGGCGGAGGCTCTCGCCGACGAGGATCTCGGCCTGGCCAACGTGATACTGACCAACGGCGCGCGCCTCTATGTCGACCACGCCCACCCGGAGTACAGCACGCCCGAGGTGACCAACCCGCTCGACATCGTGAAGTGGGACAAGGCGGGCGAGCGGGTGATGGCCGAGGCGTCGCGGCGGGCCGCCACCATCCCGGGCGCCCACCGGATCCAGCTCTACAAGAACAACACCGACAACAAGGGCGCATCGTACGGCGCCCACGAGAACTACCTGATGCGCCGGCAGACCGCGTTCGCCGACATCGTCGCCCACCTCACCCCGTTCTTCGTGACCCGGCAGATCTACTGTGGCGCCGGGCGCGTCGGCATCGGGCAGGACGGCGGCGGCTCCGGCTTCCAGATCTCCTCCCGCGCCGACTTCTTCGAGGTCGAGGTGGGTCTGGAGACGACCCTGAAGCGGCCGATCATCAACACCCGGGACGAGCCGCACGCCGACGCCGACAAGTACCGCCGGCTGCACGTGATCATCGGCGACGCCAACCTCTCCGAGATCGCCACCTATCTCAAGGTCGGTACCACCGCCCTGGTGCTGAACATGATCGAGGAGAAGGTGTTCACCGGCGAGCTGGGCATCGCCGACCCGGTCTCCGAGCTCAAGGCGGTCAGCCACGACCCGGCGCTCCAGCACCTGATGCGGCTGCGCGACGGCCGCCGCCTCACCGCGCTGGACCTCCAGTGGGCCTACTACGAGCGCGCCCGCCAGTTCGTCGACGACCGGTACGGCCAGGATGCCGACGAGCAGACCCTCGACGTCCTGGACCGCTGGGAGGACGTGCTGGACAAGCTGGGCCGCGACCCGATGCTGCTGTCCGACAGCCTGGACTGGGTGGCCAAGCTGCGGCTGCTGGAGGGCTACCGGGAGCGGGAGAACCTGGGCTGGTCCTCGCCCAAGCTCCAGCTCGTCGACCTGCAGTATTCCGACGTGCGCCCGGAGAAGGGCCTCTACCACCGTCTGGTGGCCCGCGGGTCGATGAAGACCCTGCTGGACCCGGACGACACGCAGCGCGCCATGTACGAGCCGCCGGAGGACACCCGGGCCTACTTCCGGGGCCGCTGCCTCGCGCAGTACGCCTCCGAGGTGGTCGCCGCCAGCTGGGACTCGGTCATCTTCGACGTTGGCCGGGAATCGCTGGTGCGAGTGCCGATGATGGAACCGGAGCGGGGCACCAAGAAGCACGTCGGCCAGCTCTTCGACACGTGCGAGAGCGCCAAGGACCTGCTCGAGGTGATCACGAGCCGGTAA
- a CDS encoding acyltransferase family protein: MTRLAWLDALRGWAAVTVAVFHLSPAVLGSERHLSLYHAFDLGRYGVLLFFLVSGYVIPMSLERHGSLRRFWAGRLLRIYPAYLVAAVVALALGAAGLLRMPAQLTTETVASVAGHVTMLQDLLGVQGVLRPFWTLSYEMVFYLLTAGLFAWGRHRWSGWWAAGLTVVAAVVALPDDLLGGTVGQRRITAVAVLVLLIGVVTAYLTGWKAVSLVAAAGGLCAAALPLVNGSATGQVTGASSVQATQMLAVMFAGTVIHRMQHRQIGRLPAAVALTVVLAGAAVHLGPAVVLAVAGTFAVGYALSEQRPPAVLVWLGEVSYSLYLLHVPVLAVAVHVSGRPLIIALLFTAGALGTAWAGHRYVERPAQALARRLPMINIATQGTDARTRSFGKRHESV, encoded by the coding sequence ATGACCCGCCTAGCCTGGCTCGACGCGCTTCGCGGTTGGGCCGCGGTCACCGTGGCCGTCTTCCACCTCAGCCCGGCCGTGCTCGGCAGCGAGCGCCACCTGAGCCTCTACCACGCCTTCGACCTGGGCCGGTACGGCGTCCTGCTGTTCTTCCTGGTCAGCGGTTACGTCATCCCGATGTCCCTGGAACGGCACGGCTCGCTGCGGCGCTTCTGGGCCGGCCGCCTCCTGCGGATCTATCCCGCCTACCTGGTCGCCGCCGTGGTGGCGCTCGCCCTGGGCGCGGCCGGGCTGCTGCGGATGCCCGCCCAGCTGACCACCGAGACCGTCGCCAGCGTCGCCGGGCACGTCACCATGCTCCAGGACCTGCTGGGCGTCCAAGGTGTGCTGCGGCCGTTCTGGACGCTCTCCTACGAGATGGTCTTCTACCTGCTGACCGCCGGGCTGTTCGCCTGGGGACGGCACCGCTGGAGCGGCTGGTGGGCGGCCGGGCTCACGGTGGTCGCCGCCGTGGTGGCGCTGCCGGACGACCTGCTCGGCGGGACCGTGGGGCAACGCCGGATCACCGCCGTGGCGGTCCTGGTGCTCCTGATCGGCGTCGTCACGGCGTACCTCACCGGGTGGAAGGCCGTGTCGCTCGTGGCCGCCGCCGGAGGTCTCTGCGCGGCCGCCCTCCCGCTGGTGAACGGCTCGGCCACCGGCCAGGTGACCGGCGCGTCCTCGGTCCAGGCCACGCAGATGCTCGCGGTGATGTTCGCCGGAACCGTGATCCACCGGATGCAGCACCGGCAGATCGGCCGGCTGCCGGCCGCGGTGGCCCTGACCGTCGTCCTGGCCGGCGCCGCGGTCCATCTGGGACCGGCGGTCGTCCTCGCTGTCGCCGGCACCTTCGCCGTCGGCTACGCGCTGAGCGAACAGCGCCCGCCGGCCGTGCTGGTGTGGCTCGGCGAGGTCAGCTATTCGCTCTATCTGCTCCATGTCCCGGTCCTCGCGGTGGCCGTGCACGTCTCCGGCCGGCCGCTGATCATCGCGCTGCTGTTCACGGCGGGTGCTCTCGGCACGGCCTGGGCAGGTCACCGGTATGTGGAGCGCCCGGCCCAGGCGCTCGCCCGCCGGCTCCCGATGATCAACATCGCCACGCAAGGTACCGACGCGCGCACGCGCAGCTTCGGAAAGCGCCATGAGAGCGTCTAG
- the arc gene encoding proteasome ATPase translates to MARSDEADSRAARAEKEVNDLSSQVAFLQEELALVRRKLTESPRHLRQLEERLAATQAQLARVTENNERLVATLKEARAQIVTLKEEIDRLAQPPSGYGVFLTAHEDGTVDVFTGGRKLRVAVSPSLATEELQRGQEVLLNDALNVVDAFGFERTGEVVLLKEVLDNPSGGPADRALVVSHADEERIVFLADSLEITKLRAGDSLMIEPRSAYAYERIPKSEVEELVLEEVPDVDYGDIGGLHSQIEQIRDAVELPFLHADLFREHQLRPPKGILLYGPPGCGKTLIAKAVANSLAKKIAERRGEEKHTSYFLNIKGPELLNKYVGETERHIRLVFQRAREKAGEGTPVIVFFDEMDSIFRTRGSGVSSDVENTIVPQLLSEIDGVEGLENVIVIGASNREDMIDPAILRPGRLDVKIKIERPDAEAAKDIFAKYILADLPLSSDDLTEHGGNRDATVAAMIEAVVLRMYTETEENRFLEVTYANGDKEVLYFKDFNSGAMIQNIVDRGKKMAIKEFLTSGKKGLRLQHLLDSCVDEFRENEDLPNTTNPDDWARISGKKGERIVYIRTLVSGGKGAEAGRSIETATNTGQYL, encoded by the coding sequence GTGGCACGTAGCGACGAAGCGGACTCCCGCGCCGCGCGAGCGGAGAAGGAAGTCAACGATCTCTCGAGTCAGGTCGCGTTTCTGCAAGAGGAACTCGCTCTGGTCCGGCGGAAGTTGACGGAGAGCCCCCGACACCTCCGGCAGCTCGAGGAACGGCTCGCGGCAACGCAGGCGCAGCTGGCCCGAGTGACCGAGAACAACGAGCGGCTCGTGGCGACCCTCAAGGAAGCCCGGGCCCAGATCGTCACTCTCAAGGAAGAGATTGACCGGCTAGCCCAGCCGCCCAGCGGCTACGGCGTGTTCCTGACGGCCCACGAGGACGGCACGGTGGACGTGTTCACCGGTGGCCGCAAACTGCGGGTGGCGGTCTCGCCGTCGCTCGCCACCGAGGAGCTCCAGCGGGGCCAGGAGGTCCTGCTGAACGACGCTCTCAACGTCGTCGACGCGTTCGGCTTCGAGCGCACCGGCGAGGTGGTGCTGCTCAAGGAGGTCCTGGACAACCCGTCGGGTGGTCCGGCCGACCGGGCGCTGGTGGTGTCGCACGCCGACGAGGAGCGCATCGTGTTCCTCGCCGACTCGCTCGAGATCACCAAGCTGCGCGCCGGCGACTCGCTGATGATCGAGCCGCGCTCGGCGTACGCCTATGAGCGGATCCCGAAGAGCGAGGTCGAGGAGCTCGTCCTGGAGGAGGTCCCCGACGTCGACTACGGCGACATCGGTGGCCTGCACTCGCAGATCGAGCAGATCCGCGACGCGGTGGAGCTGCCGTTCCTGCACGCCGACCTGTTCCGGGAGCACCAGCTGCGCCCGCCCAAGGGGATCCTGCTCTACGGCCCGCCCGGCTGTGGCAAGACCCTGATCGCCAAGGCGGTGGCCAACTCGCTGGCCAAGAAGATCGCCGAGCGGCGTGGCGAGGAGAAGCACACCAGCTACTTCCTCAACATCAAGGGCCCGGAGCTGCTGAACAAGTACGTGGGTGAGACCGAGCGGCACATCCGCCTGGTCTTCCAGCGTGCCCGGGAGAAGGCCGGCGAGGGCACCCCGGTGATCGTGTTCTTCGACGAGATGGACTCGATCTTCCGGACCCGTGGCTCGGGTGTCTCCAGCGACGTGGAGAACACGATCGTTCCCCAGCTGCTCAGCGAGATCGACGGTGTCGAGGGCCTGGAGAACGTGATCGTCATCGGCGCCTCCAACCGGGAAGACATGATCGACCCGGCGATCCTGCGGCCCGGCCGTCTCGACGTGAAGATCAAGATCGAGCGCCCGGACGCGGAGGCGGCGAAGGACATCTTCGCCAAGTACATCCTGGCCGACCTGCCGCTCAGCTCGGACGACCTGACCGAGCACGGCGGCAACCGGGACGCCACGGTGGCCGCGATGATCGAGGCCGTCGTCCTGCGGATGTACACGGAGACGGAGGAGAACCGCTTCCTGGAGGTCACCTACGCCAACGGTGACAAGGAGGTCCTGTACTTCAAGGACTTCAACTCCGGCGCGATGATCCAGAACATCGTCGACCGTGGCAAGAAGATGGCGATCAAGGAGTTCCTCACCTCCGGCAAGAAGGGGCTCCGGCTGCAGCACCTGCTCGACAGCTGCGTCGACGAGTTCCGGGAGAACGAGGACCTGCCGAACACCACCAACCCCGACGACTGGGCCCGGATCTCCGGCAAGAAGGGCGAGCGGATCGTCTACATCCGCACCCTCGTGTCCGGCGGCAAGGGCGCCGAGGCCGGCCGGTCCATCGAGACCGCCACCAACACCGGTCAGTACCTGTAA
- a CDS encoding ferredoxin: protein MSADTDELRVWIDQDLCTGDGLCVQYAPEVFELDIDGLAYVKDHSGELRQEPGARVGVPRGLFLEVVDSAKECPGDCIHVVRASDGTAVAGPDAD from the coding sequence GTGTCCGCTGACACTGATGAGCTGCGCGTCTGGATCGATCAGGACCTGTGCACCGGTGACGGACTCTGTGTGCAGTACGCCCCGGAGGTGTTCGAACTGGACATCGACGGACTCGCCTATGTGAAAGACCACTCCGGCGAGTTGCGGCAGGAACCGGGGGCCCGGGTAGGGGTGCCCAGGGGTCTGTTCCTCGAGGTCGTCGACTCGGCCAAGGAGTGCCCCGGCGACTGCATCCACGTGGTCCGGGCCTCCGACGGCACGGCGGTCGCCGGTCCCGACGCCGACTGA
- a CDS encoding tRNA (adenine-N1)-methyltransferase encodes MTTTPTTAVDDSVPAHRGPFRPGDRVQLTDPKGRMHTIVLEPGKAFHTHRGALEHDDLIGLPDGSVITASSGTAYLALRPLLSDYVLSMPRGAQVIYPKDAAQIVAMGDVFPGAKVLEAGAGSGALTCSLLRAVGGSGEVHSYELRDDFAAVARKNVEAFFGGPHPAWHLHHGDVAGNDITGFDRIILDMLTPWEALDMVEKALVPGGVFIGYVATTPQLSELVEALRERGGWTEPRAWESLVRDWHADGLAVRPDHRMIAHTAFLVSARKLAPGVTAPPRRRKPSKGAEAYAMRKATLAALAAQREESTGE; translated from the coding sequence GTGACCACAACCCCGACCACCGCCGTCGACGACTCGGTGCCCGCGCACCGCGGACCGTTCCGGCCGGGTGACCGCGTTCAGCTGACCGACCCGAAGGGCCGGATGCACACCATCGTGCTGGAGCCCGGGAAGGCGTTCCACACCCACCGCGGCGCCCTGGAGCACGACGACCTGATCGGCCTGCCGGACGGCAGCGTGATCACCGCGTCCAGCGGCACCGCCTACCTGGCGCTGCGGCCGCTGCTGTCCGATTACGTGCTGTCGATGCCGCGCGGGGCGCAGGTGATCTACCCGAAGGACGCGGCGCAGATCGTCGCGATGGGCGACGTCTTCCCGGGCGCCAAGGTGCTCGAGGCGGGCGCCGGCTCGGGCGCGCTGACCTGTTCGCTGCTGCGGGCCGTCGGCGGCTCCGGTGAGGTGCACAGCTACGAGCTGCGCGACGACTTCGCGGCGGTCGCCCGCAAGAACGTGGAGGCGTTCTTCGGTGGCCCGCACCCGGCGTGGCACCTGCACCACGGCGACGTGGCCGGCAACGACATCACCGGTTTCGACCGGATCATCCTGGACATGCTGACCCCGTGGGAGGCGCTCGACATGGTCGAGAAGGCGCTCGTCCCGGGTGGCGTGTTCATCGGCTACGTGGCCACCACCCCGCAGCTGTCCGAGCTGGTCGAGGCGCTGCGTGAGCGGGGCGGCTGGACCGAGCCGCGGGCCTGGGAGTCGCTGGTCCGGGACTGGCATGCCGACGGGCTCGCGGTGCGGCCGGACCACCGGATGATCGCGCACACCGCCTTCCTGGTGTCGGCGCGCAAGCTCGCGCCCGGCGTCACCGCGCCGCCGCGGCGCCGCAAACCGAGCAAGGGCGCCGAGGCGTACGCGATGCGCAAGGCCACCCTGGCCGCTCTCGCCGCGCAGCGGGAGGAGTCGACGGGGGAGTGA
- a CDS encoding site-2 protease family protein has product MEQSRTPQVPPPAGGRPVGHVAGIPVHANASMLLLAVLVTVVYGNYAQAELGLVQPWAYLVGLGFVVCLLGSVLLHELGHALTARRLGIGVRRITLELLSGWTEMDRDAPAPRVDALVSLAGPAVSLVLGGVATAAALALPERTVPGQIAFQLAVSNVLVAVFNVLPGLPLDGGRALRAALWAILKDRNRATVVAGWAGRVLALVTAAVVVALHLTGLLTLLGLIFVLLVVLTLWQGAGQSIRLGRMTGRFPLVDLGALVRPVLAVPAGTPLGEAQRRRAEDPRPDVVLAVADSAGSLTAVVDPAQAERVPVDRRPWVSVESVSRSRDALTALPLGLTGEQVVRALQAHPGAQYLVTAGEDVVGVLRVADVAAVLEPRRASRT; this is encoded by the coding sequence GTGGAGCAGAGCCGGACACCGCAGGTCCCGCCGCCGGCCGGTGGGCGGCCGGTGGGGCACGTCGCCGGCATCCCGGTGCACGCGAACGCATCGATGCTGCTGCTCGCGGTGCTGGTCACCGTGGTGTACGGGAACTATGCGCAGGCCGAGCTGGGGCTCGTGCAGCCGTGGGCGTACCTCGTGGGTCTGGGTTTCGTGGTCTGTCTGCTCGGCTCGGTGCTGTTGCACGAGCTGGGCCACGCGCTGACCGCCCGACGGCTCGGGATCGGCGTGCGCCGGATCACGCTGGAGCTGCTCAGCGGCTGGACCGAGATGGACCGGGACGCGCCGGCGCCCCGGGTGGACGCGCTGGTCTCGCTGGCCGGGCCGGCCGTGTCGCTGGTGCTGGGCGGGGTGGCGACGGCGGCCGCGCTGGCGCTGCCGGAGCGGACCGTGCCCGGGCAGATCGCCTTCCAGCTGGCGGTGAGCAACGTGCTGGTGGCGGTCTTCAACGTGCTGCCGGGCCTGCCGCTGGACGGTGGCCGGGCGCTGCGGGCGGCGCTGTGGGCGATCCTCAAGGACCGGAACCGGGCGACCGTGGTGGCCGGCTGGGCGGGCCGGGTGCTGGCCCTGGTCACCGCGGCGGTCGTGGTGGCGCTGCATCTGACCGGGCTGCTGACGCTGCTCGGGCTGATCTTCGTGCTGCTGGTGGTGCTCACCCTGTGGCAGGGTGCGGGGCAGTCGATCCGGCTGGGCCGGATGACCGGCCGGTTCCCGCTGGTGGACCTGGGCGCGCTGGTCCGGCCGGTGCTGGCGGTCCCGGCCGGCACCCCGCTGGGGGAGGCGCAGCGGCGCCGGGCCGAGGATCCGCGGCCGGACGTGGTGCTGGCGGTGGCGGACTCGGCGGGCAGCCTGACCGCGGTGGTGGACCCGGCGCAGGCCGAGCGGGTGCCGGTGGACCGGCGGCCGTGGGTGAGCGTGGAGAGCGTCTCCCGCTCCCGGGACGCGCTCACCGCCCTGCCGCTCGGATTGACCGGCGAGCAGGTGGTCCGCGCGCTGCAGGCCCACCCGGGTGCGCAGTACCTGGTGACCGCAGGCGAGGATGTCGTGGGCGTCCTGCGGGTCGCCGACGTGGCCGCCGTGCTGGAACCGAGGCGCGCGAGCCGTACCTGA
- a CDS encoding RecB family exonuclease — MATPSGPSLSPSRAADFKTCPLLFRFRTVDKLPETPSADQVRGTLIHAVLERLFDLPAADRTPEAAAALVAPEWDKLVAQEPELASLFAAEPPVPAGPSAAAAPSAADEPPVPAGPSAGAGPSAGAGPSGAPAPSSSPAGAGGPSVPDSPAARTGDAPPGPAAGGGLMRDPAAVAAEADATGQAALVDVPSGAAEAARIAAFLSGARDLLAGYFAVEDPRRLEPAERESLISTMIGDELLLRGYIDRLDVSPAGDLRVVDYKTGGAPRQAFEGRALFQLKFYALVLWRTRGVVPRALRLLYLKDAEALDYSPEAGELERFERTLLALSQAIERAKRDRDFRPKPSRLCGWCSHQSLCPEFGGTPPPYPETIPISDLTPDAEPDRVGTLLRDDPLG; from the coding sequence ATGGCGACGCCGTCCGGGCCGTCGTTGTCGCCGTCGCGGGCCGCCGACTTCAAGACGTGCCCGCTGCTGTTCCGCTTCCGCACGGTGGACAAGCTGCCCGAGACCCCCTCCGCCGACCAGGTCCGCGGCACCCTGATCCACGCCGTCCTGGAGCGCCTTTTCGACCTGCCCGCCGCCGACCGCACCCCGGAGGCCGCGGCCGCGCTGGTCGCCCCCGAGTGGGACAAGCTGGTCGCCCAGGAACCCGAGCTGGCGTCCCTGTTCGCCGCCGAGCCACCCGTGCCGGCCGGGCCGTCCGCGGCCGCAGCGCCGTCCGCGGCCGACGAGCCACCCGTGCCCGCCGGGCCATCCGCGGGCGCCGGGCCATCCGCGGGCGCCGGGCCATCCGGCGCTCCGGCGCCGAGTTCCTCACCCGCCGGAGCGGGCGGCCCGTCGGTCCCGGATTCCCCCGCCGCCCGGACGGGCGACGCACCGCCCGGCCCCGCGGCGGGCGGCGGGCTGATGCGTGACCCGGCGGCGGTGGCGGCGGAGGCCGATGCGACCGGCCAGGCCGCGCTCGTCGACGTTCCGTCCGGTGCCGCCGAGGCGGCCCGGATCGCGGCCTTCCTCTCCGGCGCCCGCGACCTGCTGGCCGGCTACTTCGCGGTGGAGGACCCGCGCCGTCTGGAGCCCGCCGAGCGGGAGAGCCTGATCTCCACGATGATCGGCGACGAGCTGCTGCTGCGCGGCTACATCGACCGCCTCGACGTCTCCCCGGCAGGGGACCTCCGGGTCGTCGACTACAAGACCGGCGGCGCGCCCCGCCAGGCGTTCGAGGGCCGGGCACTGTTCCAGCTGAAGTTCTACGCGCTGGTCCTGTGGCGCACCCGCGGCGTGGTTCCCCGGGCGCTGCGGCTGCTCTATCTGAAGGATGCCGAGGCCCTCGACTACAGCCCCGAGGCCGGTGAGCTGGAGCGTTTCGAGCGCACCCTGCTCGCTCTCTCCCAGGCGATCGAGCGCGCCAAGCGCGACCGCGACTTCCGCCCCAAGCCGAGCCGCCTCTGCGGCTGGTGCAGTCACCAGAGCCTGTGCCCGGAGTTCGGCGGCACCCCGCCGCCCTATCCGGAGACGATTCCGATCAGCGACCTCACGCCCGACGCCGAGCCCGACCGGGTCGGCACCCTGCTCCGGGACGACCCCCTTGGCTGA
- a CDS encoding LuxR C-terminal-related transcriptional regulator: MNASGRASHGEPVNASGRASRGEPGGVSGRASRGEPGDGPGPAEIVVAGETGDGVEAVDLARRLLPDVLIVDVALPRLDGLAVTRAVTEARLAVRVLVLTERDTDDEVVAAIAAGASGYLCKDTPHGELIAAVRAVAAGGAVIAPPILARVLTRLAGALPTAADGSAAARLDPLTGREREVLVHVARGRSNAEIATILGVSETTVKTHVGHVLTKLRLRDRTQAVVLAYETGLVRPGT; this comes from the coding sequence GTGAACGCCTCCGGGCGGGCATCGCACGGCGAGCCCGTGAACGCCTCCGGGCGGGCATCGCGCGGCGAGCCAGGGGGCGTCTCCGGGCGGGCATCGCGCGGCGAGCCAGGGGACGGCCCTGGGCCGGCGGAGATCGTCGTGGCCGGGGAGACGGGTGACGGGGTCGAGGCGGTCGACCTGGCCCGGCGGCTGCTCCCCGACGTACTGATCGTCGATGTGGCTCTTCCCCGCCTTGACGGGCTGGCCGTGACCAGGGCGGTCACCGAGGCGCGGCTGGCCGTCCGGGTGCTGGTCCTGACCGAGCGCGACACCGACGACGAGGTGGTGGCGGCCATCGCGGCCGGGGCGAGCGGCTATCTCTGCAAGGACACCCCGCACGGCGAGCTGATCGCCGCCGTCCGGGCGGTGGCCGCGGGTGGCGCGGTGATCGCCCCGCCGATCCTGGCCCGGGTCCTGACCCGGCTGGCCGGGGCCCTGCCGACGGCGGCGGACGGTTCGGCCGCCGCCCGGCTCGACCCGCTGACCGGCCGGGAACGCGAGGTGCTGGTGCACGTGGCCCGCGGCCGGTCCAACGCCGAGATCGCGACGATCCTCGGGGTGAGCGAGACGACGGTGAAGACCCACGTCGGTCACGTCCTCACCAAGCTGCGGCTGCGGGACCGCACCCAGGCCGTGGTCCTCGCCTACGAGACCGGCCTGGTCCGCCCCGGCACCTGA